In Mycobacterium branderi, the DNA window CCGGAGGCGTCCGGGTGTTCGATCGGCGCGCCGAAGATCGCCAGCGCGGCGTCACCCTGGAACTTGTTGACGAATCCGCCGTGCCGCCCGACGGTGTCGACCACTACCCGGAAGAACTCGTTGAGCAGGCTGACGACCTCGGCTGGCGGCCGGGTGGCCGCCAGCTGGGTGGAGCCCACCATGTCGACGAACAGCACGGCGACGTCGCGCTCCTGGCCGCCCAGCTCGGTGCCACGCTCCAGGGCCCGCCGTGCCACGTCTTCGCCCACGTAGCGACCGAACAGGTCGCGCAGCCGCTGCCGCTCGGCCAGGTCGCGCACCATGTCGTTGAACCCCGCCTGCAGCAGGCCCAGCTCGCTGGCGTCGTAGATCTGCATGTGCGCGTTGTAGTTACCGTGCTGCACCTCACCGAGCGCCCAGCGCAGCTGGCGCAGCGGGTCGGCGATCGACATCGACACCAACAGGGTGCTGGCGAACCCGATCACCAGCGCCACCAGCGCCATCAACAGAATCGGGTTGAACAAGCTTTCGGGCGGCGCGTGCAGTAGCGACGCCTTGTCGGCCACCACCGCCAGCACGATGGCCAGCAGCGGCACACCGGTGGACAGCGCCCAGGTCAGCAGCTGCCGCAGGATCACACCGGGCGCTTCGATGTTTTCCGGCAGCCCGCCGCGCAGCGCGGCGACGGCAACCGGTCGCAGCACCCGCTCCGACTGCAGGTAGCCGATGATCGCGGTGGCGGCGGCGCCCAGCGCGACGGCCACGGCGACCACCGGTGCCAGGTGGCTGGTTTCGCGCCAGCTGGCGACGATGAAGGTTGTGCCGCCGACGGACCAGTAGCCGATGCTGATCAGCGTGCGGTAGAACGGCATCCGCAGCGCGCGGCTACGGGCCAGCTCGTTGCTGGCGGGGTCGGTGTCGGCGAACATGCCGTCGCGGCGTTGCCAGCGGAACACCGGCACCAGCAATCGCACGCTAATGGAAAAGCCGGTGGCCCAGAGGATCATGATCACAAGCCAGAACATCGCCAGGTTGATGCCCGGCAGGTCCTGCAGCTCGATGCGGTCTTCGGGCGGC includes these proteins:
- a CDS encoding adenylate/guanylate cyclase domain-containing protein, whose protein sequence is MPPADTLFGYFFVPADRYGGSVSTAAELPGRISGFVQWLVRTPWPVFSLSVLQADIIGALFVFGFLRYGLPPEDRIELQDLPGINLAMFWLVIMILWATGFSISVRLLVPVFRWQRRDGMFADTDPASNELARSRALRMPFYRTLISIGYWSVGGTTFIVASWRETSHLAPVVAVAVALGAAATAIIGYLQSERVLRPVAVAALRGGLPENIEAPGVILRQLLTWALSTGVPLLAIVLAVVADKASLLHAPPESLFNPILLMALVALVIGFASTLLVSMSIADPLRQLRWALGEVQHGNYNAHMQIYDASELGLLQAGFNDMVRDLAERQRLRDLFGRYVGEDVARRALERGTELGGQERDVAVLFVDMVGSTQLAATRPPAEVVSLLNEFFRVVVDTVGRHGGFVNKFQGDAALAIFGAPIEHPDASGGALAAARELHDALLPVLGSLEFGIGVSAGRAIAGHIGAQARFEYTVIGDPVNEAARLTELAKLEEGHVLASAIAVSGALDAEALCWDVGEVVSLRGRTAPTQLARPLNLAAQEEISTEASEIS